Proteins encoded in a region of the Augochlora pura isolate Apur16 chromosome 4, APUR_v2.2.1, whole genome shotgun sequence genome:
- the Rh5 gene encoding rhodopsin 5: MLLRNDTILNGPLAFIGEETGYVPSMRERFLGWNVPPEHSELVHPHWRGFMAPGKFWHMGLALIYSVMLIMSVVGNGCVIWIFSTSKTLRTASNMFIVNLAMFDMLMAIEMPMFLINCFLERMIGWQLGCDIYATLGSLSGMGQAITNAAIAFDRYRTISCPIDGRLNSKQAAVLVACTWFWSSPFTVLPMLKVWGRFTTEGFLTTCSFDFLTEDQDTKVFTSSIFVWSYAIPLVFIIYFYSLLLQSIRNHEKMLREQAKKMNVKSLVSNQDKERSVEMRIAKVAFTIFFLFLVAWTPYATVAMIGAFGNRELLSPLSTMLPAVFAKTVSCIDPWIYAINHPRYRQELQKRCKWMGIREPEPAHDTASAQTEKLKSDEA, translated from the exons ATGCTGCTGCGCAACGACACTATACTCAACGGGCCGCTGGCCTTCATCGGCGAGGAGACCGG GTATGTCCCGTCGATGCGAGAGAGATTCCTGGGATGGAACGTGCCCCCGGAACATTCCGAGCTCGTCCACCCCCACTGGAGGGGGTTCATGGCACCCGGCAAGTTCTGGCACATGGGCCTGGCGCTCATCTACAGCGTGATGCTGATAATGTCCGTCGTAGGCAACGGATGCGTCATATGGATATTTAGCAC ATCGAAAACCCTGCGGACAGCTTCGAACATGTTCATAGTCAACCTGGCAATGTTCGACATGCTGATGGCCATCGAGATGCCTATGTTCCTGATCAACTGCTTCTTAGAGCGGATGATCGGATGGCAACTGGGCTGCGACATCTACGCGACTTTGGGATCCCTTTCGGGGATGGGACAGGCGATTACCAACGCTGCGATCGCTTTCGATCGATACAG GACCATCTCCTGCCCGATCGACGGTCGCTTGAACTCGAAGCAGGCGGCGGTTCTGGTCGCCTGCACGTGGTTCTGGTCCTCGCCGTTCACCGTGCTGCCGATGCTGAAAGTCTGGGGTCGATTCACCACCG AGGGGTTCCTGACCACCTGCTCGTTCGACTTCCTCACGGAGGACCAGGACACCAAGGTCTTCACCTCCAGCATATTCGTCTGGTCCTACGCGATACCCCTGGTGTTCATCATCTACTTCTACTCCCTGCTGCTGCAGTCTATCCGCAACCACGAGAAGATGCTACGCGAACAG GCTAAGAAGATGAACGTGAAGTCGCTGGTGTCGAACCAGGACAAAGAGAGAAGCGTCGAGATGAGAATCGCCAAAGTCGCGTTCACCATCTTCTTCTTGTTCCTGGTGGCGTGGACGCCTTACGCCACCGTTGCCATGATCGGAGCTTTCGGCAATCG GGAATTGCTGTCACCGTTATCCACGATGCTGCCGGCCGTCTTTGCGAAAACTGTCTCCTGCATCGACCCGTGGATCTACGCAATCAATCATCCAAG GTATCGCCAAGAGCTGCAGAAGCGCTGCAAATGGATGGGCATTCGCGAGCCGGAGCCTGCCCACGACACGGCCTCCGCTCAGACCGAGAAGCTCAAGTCGGACGAAGCGTAG